Genomic segment of Neomonachus schauinslandi unplaced genomic scaffold, ASM220157v2 HiC_scaffold_1099, whole genome shotgun sequence:
aaaccaTTATAATAAGTAAGACAAGGCCAATGCCTCCAGCAGTGTGCCCCAGACTTTGTATAATTCCTTTTGGGTCTAACCCTTCTAAATGCTtatctaaatttttaagaaatatatctgCTAAATTCGCAGCATCCTCGGTTTGAAATGATTTTCCAAACACTTCTTGTACATTGGTCTGCAGATTATTAATCATATCTATAGCGGAAGAATTACCCTCCAGATAATTTTGAACGATACTCCATTCATGTTGAgactcattatattttaaattagtcaCACAAAAAGTTGTAGAATTCCAATCACAATGTAGCCAGATTTGTCGTTCTAGAGTCAATACCTTTTTTCCTAACCAACTCACAGTTTGTTTAAGAACATCAATCTGTGTTTGTAACCGAGTATCTATCATAGTTTGAGAAAGCCATAAATCTCGAGAATCTTGATGCCAGATTTCTACAAAGTGTTTAGTCTGTAGCGAGGTATATAACGCAATCCCTGAAATTGCGGCCAATGTAGTGACAGTAATTAGACTCAAAATGGTCGCTACAACTAGACCAAGAAATCTTTTGGTTCGttgtaaaattttcttaaagaattccATGACAAATATATCCACAGGATTTTGAGCCCAATGCCTTTCTAAATTAACAGGAAGCCATATATGAGAGCGTTGCTGCAGTATCATAATGACATGATCTGACCCAACGGAAACCGAGGTATTAAGACAAGAATATAACTGACAGTTTATACAGCTAattccattattaaaattaagttttccCACTAGGAAGAGGTAAGGCAAAGGTACACAGGctgtaatattagtttctttaaaagaagaagaagtataATTAGATGGGGATCTAGAAGTGCCAACGTATTGTCCCTGATACAGTCGAATAGGTCGGAGAGCAGCTGCAATCTTCCAGAGGTGCGTTTGAATATGATCAGGAAATTTTCGATGTGCGATTCGAGGATCTGCAATTTCGCCGTCTCCCCAAGCCATTAGACGGTCACTCTGTATTATTTCTGTCTGACTCTTCAGTGTTCGACTCTTCCTTGATGGAATCCTATGAGATAATAAAGGACTACAATATGTTTTATTCCATTCAGAGCAATTTGTAAAAAATTGACCATAAGGCCCCCACATGATGAAATCCTTATAACGCTTTGCAAATCTCCCAACACATTCTTGCCATACAAACGGCTTATATCCATGTTCCCGATATGTAAAATCAGGACAagtaggaagggagggaaattctACAAAAGTAACGTCTTCCCAAGTCATATTCAGGGACCAGGCTTCAAGCCTTTGTAGTTGGGTCCTAGAAGTAAGAGTACTATTGCCAGGCAGAATCCAATTTTGCCAATTCATCTCCAAACAAGGAGAAGGCCCCAAACATATGTAAGGGCCATCCCCTttgtaagagaaattaaaaggagCACCATCATCACGATTAAGAGAAGTGAAGTTTTTCCAAGGCGGAGATAATATTGGAGGAACCGTATAAACGGAGATATCCGCAGAGCCCCAGGGGGTAGGCTCCATCATTGGGGGATTAGGTATATAGGCCCAATAGCTTACATTAGTGACCTCAGCTGAAGAAGAAACAGTGAGGAGGGCGCACATGGCCAAAAATAGATTCTCAGGTGAATGAGCCTTTCCAGTACGCTGCAAAAGATTTTGCCCTTCCCCACTAAGCTTTTTTATCTGTCCCCAAGTGGGAAAAGTAATAGCAAACGTATGACGGCGGCGGCAAGGGCCCAGACTCAGATGTGCCATGGCTTGTAATGGAAGATCAGGGCCCGGAGCGCGATCCCGTCGTCGGTACGGTACCGTCCGAATTGGTCCGTGGCTGGAGCCATCGCGCGGGGATCCAAGAGCAAATCTGTCCATTCTCTGTAGAGACATAAGCATAACCCTTTCCTCTATAAAGTAACAATTCTGGTTGCCATTCTGCATCCGCAGCTGGCTTATACCATATTGCCTCTTTTAACAGGGAGGAGGTAGTTTCTCCTTCGATGAAATGTTTTTCTGCTCTGGACAAAATATCTCCTTGTGGGAGATTTAAGAAATTCAGGGTAAACAAGGCCTGATTTAAAATAGATCGTGCATTAGATTGTGTAAAGGCTAGAAGAGGATTCCTTTTCCTccgttttaattttttaatttgtaattttaatgtgCCATTAGCTCGTTCTACGATTGCCTGTCCTTGTGGGTTATATTCAATGCCTGTTTTATGAACAATATTATATTGATCATAAAAGGATTTAAATTTGTTACTAATATAAGCAGGACCATTATCGGTTTTAATAATACTAGGTAATCCCATTACCGCAAAGGCTTCTAAAAGATGATTAATTACATGATTGGTTGTTTCTCCACTTTGGGCAGTAGCCCATATAAATTGAGAGTAGGTATCAATCACTACATGGACATAAG
This window contains:
- the LOC110583691 gene encoding endogenous retrovirus group K member 18 Env polyprotein-like isoform X2 is translated as MDRFALGSPRDGSSHGPIRTVPYRRRDRAPGPDLPLQAMAHLSLGPCRRRHTFAITFPTWGQIKKLSGEGQNLLQRTGKAHSPENLFLAMCALLTVSSSAEVTNVSYWAYIPNPPMMEPTPWGSADISVYTVPPILSPPWKNFTSLNRDDGAPFNFSYKGDGPYICLGPSPCLEMNWQNWILPGNSTLTSRTQLQRLEAWSLNMTWEDVTFVEFPSLPTCPDFTYREHGYKPFVWQECVGRFAKRYKDFIMWGPYGQFFTNCSEWNKTYCSPLLSHRIPSRKSRTLKSQTEIIQSDRLMAWGDGEIADPRIAHRKFPDHIQTHLWKIAAALRPIRLYQGQYVGTSRSPSNYTSSSFKETNITACVPLPYLFLVGKLNFNNGISCINCQLYSCLNTSVSVGSDHVIMILQQRSHIWLPVNLERHWAQNPVDIFVMEFFKKILQRTKRFLGLVVATILSLITVTTLAAISGIALYTSLQTKHFVEIWHQDSRDLWLSQTMIDTRLQTQIDVLKQTVSWLGKKVLTLERQIWLHCDWNSTTFCVTNLKYNESQHEWSIVQNYLEGNSSAIDMINNLQTNVQEVFGKSFQTEDAANLADIFLKNLDKHLEGLDPKGIIQSLGHTAGGIGLVLLIIMVCLILLYFCHLRPTRSSLVTLWKAMLLQQKKKEGIEVAQVG